A stretch of the Musa acuminata AAA Group cultivar baxijiao unplaced genomic scaffold, Cavendish_Baxijiao_AAA HiC_scaffold_1130, whole genome shotgun sequence genome encodes the following:
- the LOC135668527 gene encoding zinc finger protein ZAT9-like, giving the protein MAARLMEGGSHHMTWDAAVTAEEQAPEELTKNTLRLRIKCPKTGDEDRETAAQEAVSPSGDSGVIADQSTGGADGELAGDEHANAESASDVKEAVDEGCGSFKRKHANRRAVVPTCPECGKTFPSDKSLFGHLRCHPERDYRGVNPPPGARKKPQPDAYSSIARVPPTTKWSTARRGRKGTAGDRDDDAIAADTLLLLADGKPQRPETTITTEVEDTDTKQIAGTRFAGTDGIGWDQKSDDMDAGSYGNELISSSKRTKKRRIKELELVNGSGTSARFRRYQCSVCFKTFSSHQALGGHRASHNKKKSNPEEAAAIPNEKEGSNTKQGEDLIHGNGAVIKAEMAEHRCTNCNLTFRSGQALGGHKRRHFNELQHRAPSSSPHSSEIDKGAKRGLFDFDLNEVPEP; this is encoded by the coding sequence ATGGCAGCTCGTCTCATGGAAGGTGGAAGCCACCATATGACCTGGGATGCTGCAGTGACCGCAGAAGAGCAAGCCCCCGAGGAGCTGACCAAGAACACCCTGCGGCTTCGGATCAAGTGCCCCAAGACCGGAGACGAGGACAGGGAAACAGCGGCTCAGGAGGCGGTGTCTCCATCTGGTGATAGTGGTGTGATAGCTGACCAATCCACCGGTGGTGCTGACGGGGAGCTTGCCGGCGATGAGCATGCTAACGCCGAATCTGCATCGGACGTCAAAGAGGCGGTCGACGAGGGTTGTGGTAGCTTCAAACGCAAGCATGCAAACAGGAGGGCGGTGGTCCCAACATGCCCTGAGTGCGGGAAGACCTTCCCCTCCGATAAATCACTGTTTGGCCACCTGAGGTGCCACCCGGAGAGAGACTACAGAGGAGTTAATCCGCCTCCGGGTGCGAGGAAGAAGCCGCAACCCGATGCGTATTCGTCGATCGCGAGAGTGCCGCCCACCACCAAGTGGTCAACCGCGAGAAGAGGGCGGAAAGGGACGGCTGGTGACAGAGATGACGACGCGATTGCCGCTGATACCCTGTTGCTCCTGGCTGATGGAAAGCCGCAGCGTCCGGAGACCACCATCACCACTGAGGTGGAAGACACTGATACGAAACAGATCGCTGGCACTCGTTTTGCTGGCACCGATGGGATCGGTTGGGATCAGAAATCTGATGACATGGACGCCGGCAGCTACGGGAACGAACTGATATCGAGCTCCAAGAGAACAAAGAAGAGGAGGATCAAAGAGCTGGAACTGGTGAACGGGTCCGGCACATCTGCTCGTTTTCGAAGGTACCAGTGCAGTGTATGCTTCAAGACTTTCTCATCTCACCAGGCGTTGGGAGGACACCGAgccagccacaacaagaagaaGAGCAATCCCGAAGAAGCAGCGGCGATCCCTAACGAGAAGGAAGGTTCCAACACGAAGCAAGGCGAGGACTTGATCCATGGAAACGGTGCAGTGATCAAAGCGGAGATGGCAGAACACCGATGCACGAACTGCAACCTGACGTTCCGAAGCGGGCAGGCACTCGGGGGCCACAAGAGACGGCACTTCAATGAGCTGCAGCATCGAGCTCCATCGTCTTCTCCACACTCATCTGAAATCGACAAGGGAGCAAAACGTGGGCTGTTTGACTTCGACCTCAACGAGGTGCCGGAGCCCTAA
- the LOC135668525 gene encoding uncharacterized protein LOC135668525, whose translation MRTPQQAKEISSQISGLPCLVSLSGSSSKTQFQPEVIDLGNTPEKLCEPLEKKNRLIPKLDTILETSKAEDLAEMHSIALNVCPVCRIFSCTLITTLNAHMDQCLSMGSNFKAATTSNVPEHRVKPRKRRLMMDIYATSCHCTLEDLDKRNGTSWASELSLIAAPVNSLCAAHTKRPEVSPTDSTNNGNGAVSADPNGVKLRILSKFKGQKLSKESFKLRKHAKEPKENKDKHFASKHLENKKLKAQKQQLISLNMLQSQIQAAAQVDCETENHQKSDKSPSHVSDSGDHEKRADILQKMNKKENCSTLEDMESITSELQSMNGNLTGSPGTERVNFLHNPVHSMDESKRDSPELPSSSRWPSEGTNLANGIILKLSRSSGSLICSSVMKSKETDMATWEDSDSNSNSKMVLSRSFCSLLKDETNTTSKKNTVVRSRVCLQPRKLGAIEKPFISKKFQKHRTDMKKGENSPSNSAGVCSPTVNIHLLRTRETGTMGSHQSYTPSSITMFGGEDMNEVSPSRRNDTEHLNIVEEQKSNTSNNLSSGAECSDTEIETSDSGDYATRISMIKAVPENSEKTELPFSTKLGSPSCVEHAQTTSEIEAHAEQLKQAFDEQQRFSGEGSSIEIGNQEIQAKKDCCTIQLKECQAETLSVQESSGCLTGHGDEGLEMPEKNSSIDSVRMKAIFFKNLSGEGEPSGSPVSTDSKSQVSEVEPLSIAVNTRESIHLATPSAESIEATQDRNLKNWKQENSNIRPPHQSVSVKSPLDFAVKISSPRPSPQSQIHSVSSPILRLMGKNLMVVNHEEIVQPQTTALDCTQYVNHCASSNNHLKREISPYQHNQLSSGSPAIGSGLPMGDHQMPLDLPSTSVGGFAWASLQNGRRDQQTQQRKSSTKLTSSHHTLDKVIVIDGSPKHEADLKGCLSNSASTLPNRPFSCYPLQHHIRDCPRI comes from the exons ATGAGAACACCTCAACAAGCTAAAGAGATTTCAAGCCAGATCAGTGGACTTCCGTGCTTGGTATCATTAAGCGGAAGCTCCTCCAAAACGCAGTTTCAGCCAGAGGTTATTGATCTTGGCAATACTCCTGAGAAGTTGTGTGAACCTTTGGAAAAGAAGAACAGGTTGATACCCAAATTGGATACCATCTTGGAGACTAGTAAAGCAGAAGATCTTGCAGAAATGCATTCTATAGCTTTGAATGTTTGCCCTGTTTGTAGAATATTTTCCTGCACTTTAATCACCACTTTGAATGCTCATATGGACCAGTGTCTTTCCATGGGGTCTAACTTTAAGGCGGCGACGACGAGTAATGTTCCCGAACATAGAGTGAAGCCAAGAAAGAGGAGGTTGATGATGGATATCTATGCCACTTCTTGCCATTGCACTCTTGAAGACCTCGATAAGAGGAATGGTACAAGCTGGGCTTCTGAATTATCACTAATTGCAGCACCAGTTAATAGCCTTTGTGCTGCTCACACCAAAAGGCCAGAGGTGTCACCAACTGATTCTACAAATAATGGAAATGGAGCAGTTTCTGCCGATCCAAATGGTGTAAAACTTAGGATTTTATCTAAATTCAAAGGTCAAAAATTGTCAAAGGAGAGCTTTAAGTTGAGGAAGCATGCAAAAGAACCAAAGGAAAACAAGGATAAGCATTTTGCATCGAAACACTTGGAAAATAAGAAACTGAAGGCACAGAAACAGCAATTGATCTCATTGAATATGCTGCAGTCACAG ATTCAAGCTGCAGCCCAAGTAGATTGTGAGACAGAGAATCATCAGAAGAGTGATAAGTCTCCATCACATGTATCAGATTCAGGAGACCATGAAAAAAGAGCAGATATCCTGCAAAAAatgaacaaaaaggagaattgtAGTACCTTGGAGGATATGGAATCTATAACCAGCGAACTCCAGTCCATGAATGGAAACTTGACTGGTTCTCCAGGGACAGAGAGAGTTAATTTCCTGCATAATCCAGTTCATAGCATGGATGAAAGTAAGAGAGATTCCCCTGAGCTACCTTCAAGTTCCAGATGGCCTTCTGAAGGTACTAATTTGGCAAATGGTATTATCCTGAAATTGTCAAGATCATCAGGGAGCTTGATATGTTCATCAGTAATGAAATCAAAAGAGACTGACATGGCAACTTGGGAGGATTCTGATAGCAATTCGAACAGCAAAATGGTTCTTTCACGGAGTTTCTGTTCATTGTTGAAGGATGAAACGAACACAACTTCGAAGAAGAATACTGTCGTAAGGAGTCGAGTTTGTTTGCAACCTAGGAAACTTGGAGCAATTGAGAAACCATTTATCTCTAAAAAGTTTCAAAAGCACAGGACTGATATGAAAAAAGGAGAAAACTCACCATCTAACAGTGCGGGTGTGTGTAGTCCTACTGTTAATATTCACCTTCTTAGAACAAGAGAGACAGGAACAATGGGATCTCATCAATCTTATACTCCAAGTAGTATTACAATGTTTGGAGGAGAGGACATGAATGAAGTATCACCAAGCAGAAGAAATGATACAGAACATTTAAACATAGTGGAAGAGCAGAAAAGCAATACTTCGAATAATCTTTCTTCAGGAGCTGAATGTTCTGACACTGAAATTGAAACTTCTGACTCTGGAGATTATGCGACTAGAATTTCCATGATCAAAGCTGTTCCTGAAAACTCAGAAAAGACTGAACTACCTTTCAGCACCAAGTTGGGTTCTCCTTCATGTGTAGAACATGCACAGACTACATCTGAAATTGAAGCCCATGCAGAACAATTGAAGCAAGCATTTGATGAGCAACAGAGGTTTTCTGGTGAAGGATCATCAATTGAAATTGGAAACCAAGAGATCCAAGCCAAAAAAGATTGTTGCACAATTCAGCTTAAAGAATGTCAGGCTGAGACTCTTTCAGTTCAGGAGTCTAGTGGTTGTTTGACTGGTCATGGTGATGAGGGGCTTGAAATGCCTGAAAAGAATTCATCAATTGACTCTGTTAGAATGAAAGcaatttttttcaagaatttgtCCGGTGAAGGGGAACCATCTGGATCACCTGTGTCAACTGATTCCAAATCCCAAGTTTCAGAGGTAGAACCATTGTCCATAGCTGTTAATACCCGAGAGAGTATACATTTAGCAACTCCATCTGCAGAAAGCATTGAAGCAACTCAAGATAGGAACTTGAAGAATTGGAAACAAGAAAACTCAAACATCAGACCACCACATCAGTCAGTTTCCGTGAAAAGTCCACTAGATTTTGCGGTCAAGATATCTTCACCTAGGCCATCACCTCAATCACAGATTCATTCTGTTTCCAGTCCTATACTAAGGTTGATGGGCAAAAATTTGATGGTGGTGAACCATGAAGAGATTGTGCAACCTCAAACTACTGCATTGGATTGCACACAATACGTGAATCATTGTGCTTCTAGCAACAATCACTTGAAGCGTGAGATTTCTCCATATCAGCATAATCAGCTTTCGAGTGGATCTCCAGCCATTGGCTCAGGTTTACCAATGGGTGATCACCAGATGCCCCTAGATCTCCCTAGCACCTCAGTTGGTGGCTTTGCATGGGCTTCACTGCAAAATGGTCGTAGGGATCAACAAACTCAGCAGAGGAAATCGAGTAcaaagctcacctcatctcatcataCACTGGACAAGGTGATTGTGATCGATGGCTCACCCAAGCATGAGGCTGATCTAAAAGGCTGCCTATCAAATTCGGCAAGCACTTTGCCTAATAGGCCATTTTCCTGCTATCCATTGCAACATCATATTAGAGATTGCCCAAGAATCTAG
- the LOC135668524 gene encoding zinc finger protein ZAT1-like yields the protein MAARIAEGRSHHTTWDAAVAAEEQAHEELTKNTLRLRIKCPKTGDEKREAAAQVAVSPSGDSGVIVDRSTGGADGDLAGDEDANAESASEVKEVVDEGCGSFKRMHANRRAVVPTCPECGKTFPSDKSLFGHLRCHPERDYRGVNPPPGARKKPQPDAYSSIARVPPTTKWSTARRGRKGTAGDRDDEAIAADTLLLLADGKPQRPETTITTEGEDTDTKQIAGTHFAGTDGIGWDKKSADMDAGSYGNELISSYKRSKKRKIKELELVNGSGTSVRCRRYQCSVCFKTFSSHQALGGHRASHNKKKSNPVEAAAIPDENEGGNPKHGEDLIRANGAVIKAEMAEHRCTNCNLTFRSGQALGGHKRRHFNELQHQAPSSSPHSSESDKGANGLLQNRVTSSSAHSSESYKGAKHGLFDFDLNEVPEL from the coding sequence ATGGCAGCTCGTATCGCGGAAGGTAGAAGCCACCATACGACCTGGGATGCTGCAGTGGCAGCAGAAGAGCAAGCCCACGAGGAGCTGACCAAGAACACCCTGCGGCTTCGGATCAAGTGCCCCAAGACCGGAGACGAGAAAAGGGAAGCAGCGGCTCAGGTGGCGGTGTCTCCATCTGGTGATAGTGGTGTGatagttgaccgatccaccggtggtGCTGACGGGGATCTTGCCGGCGATGAGGATGCTAACGCCGAATCTGCATCGGAGGTCAAAGAGGTGGTCGACGAGGGTTGTGGCAGCTTCAAACGCATGCATGCAAACAGGAGGGCGGTGGTCCCAACATGCCCCGAGTGCGGGAAGACCTTCCCCTCCGATAAATCACTGTTTGGCCACCTGAGGTGCCACCCGGAGAGAGACTACAGAGGAGTTAATCCGCCTCCGGGTGCGAGGAAGAAGCCGCAACCCGATGCGTACTCGTCGATCGCGAGAGTGCCGCCCACCACCAAGTGGTCAACCGCGAGAAGAGGGCGGAAAGGGACGGCTGGTGACAGAGACGACGAAGCGATTGCCGCTGATACCCTGTTGCTTCTGGCTGATGGAAAGCCGCAGCGTCCGGAGACCACTATCACCACTGAGGGGGAAGACACTGATACGAAACAGATCGCTGGCACTCATTTTGCTGGCACCGATGGGATTGGTTGGGATAAGAAATCTGCTGACATGGACGCCGGCAGCTACGGTAATGAACTGATATCGAGCTACAAGAGATCAAAGAAGAGGAAGATCAAAGAGCTGGAACTGGTGAACGGGTCCGGCACATCTGTTCGTTGTCGAAGGTATCAGTGCAGTGTATGCTTCAAGACTTTCTCTTCTCACCAGGCACTGGGAGGACACCGAgccagccacaacaagaagaaGAGCAATCCCGTAGAAGCAGCGGCGATCCCTGACGAGAACGAAGGTGGCAACCCGAAGCATGGCGAAGATTTGATCCGTGCAAACGGTGCCGTGATCAAAGCGGAGATGGCAGAACATCGATGCACGAACTGCAACCTGACGTTCCGAAGCGGGCAGGCACTCGGGGGCCACAAGAGACGGCACTTCAATGAGCTGCAGCATCAAGCTCCATCGTCTTCTCCACACTCATCTGAAAGCGACAAGGGAGCGAATGGGCTGCTACAGAATCGAGTTACATCTTCTTCAGCGCACTCATCTGAGAGCTACAAGGGAGCAAAACATGGGCTGTTTGACTTCGACCTCAACGAGGTGCCGGAGCTCTAA